A region from the Salvia splendens isolate huo1 chromosome 15, SspV2, whole genome shotgun sequence genome encodes:
- the LOC121769237 gene encoding trafficking protein particle complex subunit 12-like, with amino-acid sequence MDPPESESPPATSSPITSISASAVEDPLSSPYASLNSHCHDLSTLQDLACRGAWRTILDKVARSRSLSLLSRPHEHLIYLTFNVLALVKLRRFADAQQEFETLDDDLGSKQYQFESFPDQYPNNKSGSMVPFALRWLHAHLPFTLGDRQLSLDRLYVLLHFISDTKLSRNRDSVTEISIDLWKKRQTFVINSIVSHHLTLKEFKVCLYLLKSETSKLEDPFMVSKLGYVQMQYGDLEGAKRSFELVEKMVEKSEGGDANLNLNLNLKNLVGRNKALTYLVGKDYVSAVREYEECMERDASDFVAINNKALCLMYLRDLSDSIKVLESALERVPTVALNETLVVNLCSMYELAYVNHADIKKTLSTWIARVAPDDFDTSCTRI; translated from the coding sequence ATGGATCCTCCTGAGTCTGAATCACCACCGGCGACCTCTTCTCCGATCACCTCCATCTCCGCCTCCGCGGTCGAAGATCCTCTCTCGAGTCCGTACGCCTCTCTGAACTCTCACTGCCACGATCTCTCCACGCTGCAGGACCTCGCCTGCCGCGGCGCGTGGCGAACGATCCTAGACAAGGTGGCACGCTCGCGCTCGCTATCCCTCCTTTCTCGGCCGCACGAGCATCTAATTTACCTCACTTTCAACGTCCTCGCCCTGGTCAAGCTCCGTCGCTTCGCCGACGCGCAGCAGGAGTTCGAAACCCTAGATGACGATCTCGGATCGAAGCAATACCAATTCGAGTCGTTTCCGGATCAGTACCCGAACAACAAGTCCGGATCTATGGTCCCGTTCGCGCTTCGTTGGCTGCACGCGCACTTGCCGTTTACGCTAGGTGATCGCCAATTATCTCTCGATCGCCTTTACGTTCTCCTGCATTTCATTAGCGACACGAAATTGTCGCGCAATCGCGATTCGGTTACTGAAATCTCGATCGATCTGTGGAAGAAGCGTCAGACATTTGTGATTAATTCGATTGTGAGTCATCATTTGACTCTGAAGGAATTTAAGGTGTGTCTCTATTTGTTGAAATCGGAGACTAGTAAACTTGAGGATCCGTTTATGGTGTCGAAATTAGGTTACGTTCAGATGCAATACGGAGATCTGGAAGGGGCTAAACGGAGCTTTGAATTGGTTGAGAAAATGGTGGAGAAGAGTGAGGGTGGGGATgcgaatttgaatttgaatttgaatttgaagaatttGGTAGGTAGGAATAAGGCATTGACATATTTGGTTGGGAAGGATTATGTATCTGCTGTGAGGGAGTATGAAGAGTGTATGGAGAGGGATGCATCCGATTTTGTAGCGATCAACAACAAAGCTCTTTGTTTGATGTATTTGAGGGATTTGTCGGACTCGATTAAGGTGCTGGAGAGCGCGCTGGAGAGGGTTCCGACTGTGGCATTGAATGAGACGCTTGTTGTGAATTTGTGTAGTATGTATGAGCTGGCTTATGTGAATCATGCCGATATAAAGAAGACACTTAGTACTTGGATTGCGAGAGTGGCTCCTGATGACTTCGATACTTCGTGTACCAGGATTTGA